A genomic stretch from Poecilia reticulata strain Guanapo linkage group LG20, Guppy_female_1.0+MT, whole genome shotgun sequence includes:
- the zdhhc23b gene encoding palmitoyltransferase ZDHHC23-B, with the protein MKKRAKRALKEEEEEEVLCCCEYVNRHGERSHVAACCCDCEDLDDACDRFLKREPQKPESLSHVAAVVSDRIRVPWFWGGARKLDLSIVPPLVLLPALLHLAAFHFLLGVLVLTALPGLVLWYYFFTHRKKGRTLFFLSLALFSLGYMYYLFVSEVFPHGNVGEGELAAVSVGVGLTLLTLIYTKRDPGIVRLDQQAVHSTVTYYSAPPDKDSSFNGGTQEVSMTAVQRIGSLEQEGLELKESGRRNWCSVCRVVRPPRAGHCRICGVCVLRLDHHCVWINNCVGQANHVSFLLTLVFFLLTSLYGIGLVLWSVCPQQNVLTALLYCPGVYTQYSSALCFTCAWYCSIVTGGLLHLLLVQIINISYNVTEREARVALREKTARSTCWGLVVDTGVYSRGLWSNWTEFMSMGDKLRLSSPTDLV; encoded by the exons ATGAAGAAGCGAGCAAAGAGGGCgctgaaagaggaggaggaggaggaagtgttGTGCTGCTGCGAATATGTGAACAGACACGGGGAGCGCAGCCACGTCGCAGCCTGCTGCTGCGACTGCGAGGACCTGGACGACGCCTGCGACAG gtTTCTGAAGAGAGAGCCTCAGAAACCGGAATCGTTGTCGCATGTGGCTGCAGTCGTCTCCGACCGGATCCGTGTACCCTGGTTTTGGGGCGGAGCCCGTAAACTGGATCTGTCCATCGTTCCTCCTCTCGTCCTCCTTCCTGCCCTGCTTCACCTCGCTGCTTTCCACTTCCTGCTCGGTGTGCTGGTTCTGACGGCTCTGCCCGGCCTTGTGTTGTGGTACTACTTCTTCACCCACCGCAAGAAGGGACGAACACTCTTCTTCCTCAGCCTGGCCCTCTTCTCCTTGGGGTACATGTATTACCTGTTCGTCTCAGAGGTGTTTCCACATGGGAATGTTGGTGAGGGTGAGCTGGCGGCTGTGAGCGTAGGGGTCGGCCTCACCCTGCTGACTCTTATCTATACCAAAAGAGATCCTGGGATCGTTCGACTGGATCAACAGGCCGTCCACAGCACGGTGACATATTACAGCGCCCCGCCAGACAAAGACTCTTCCTTCAATGGGGGGACGCAGGAGGTATCAATGACGGCAGTCCAGCGGATCGGATCCTTGGAGCAAGAGGGGCTGGAGTTGAAGGAAAGTGGCCGCAGGAACTGGTGTTCAGTGTGTAGGGTTGTGCGGCCGCCGAGGGCGGGACATTGTCGGATCTGTGGCGTCTGCGTGCTTCGTCTGGACCACCACTGTGTCTG GATAAACAACTGTGTGGGCCAGGCCAATCACGTAAGCTTCCTGCTCACTCTCGTCTTCTTCCTGCTGACATCCCTGTACGGCATCGGCCTGGTGCTGTGGAGTGTGTGTCCCCAGCAGAACGTCCTCACTGCCTTACTCTACTGCCCTGGAGTTTACACCCAGTACAG CTCTGCTCTCTGCTTCACCTGCGCATGGTACTGCAGCATTGTGACCGGCGGTCTCCTGCATCTCCTTCTAGTGCAAATTATAAATATCAGCTATAACGTGACGGAGCGGGAAGCCCGAGTCGCACTGAGGGAGAAAACCGCCCGCAGCACCTGCTGGGGACTCGTCGTGGACACTGGCGTTTACTCTCGAGGTCTTTGGAGCAACTGGACTGAGTTCATGTCCATGGGAGACAAACTGAGGCTTTCGTCTCCAACAGACCTGGTGTGA